The genomic interval GTAGCCTGTGGCGCCGCGGAAACCGTGCCGTTTGTGCGGGTCACCAACCTTGCCCGGTTCCTGAGAACCCTGAAGGATCAAGGGGTCTGGCTGATTGGTACTGCCGGTGAGGCGGATGCAACGCTGTTTCAGGCCGACTTCAAGGGCCCGGTCGCGCTGGTGATGGGGGCCGAGGGCAAGGGCATGCGCCGGCTGACCCGGGAGCATTGTGACCAGCTCATCAATATCCCCATGCTGGGGCATGTCGACAGCCTGAATGTGTCCGTGGCTACGGGTGTTTGCCTATACCAGGCACTGCGCCAGCGCCTTGGTTAACCCTTGCACAGAAGCCCCCGTCCGCCTAGAATACGTCACCCCTTTTCCAAGGGGTGGCTTTGTATTGTCTGTTTGTCAGGCATTACCAGCCACGCTTTTGATCAAGCCTTTCTCGTAAAGCCTTATTGATAAAGCAAAAAGAAACCGACAGCTAAGGCTGTCACCTCCTTGCTTTCGCGTTTTGCCGCCGATATTTGAAGTGGCGGTCAAAAAGAAAGCTGTTTAAACCGTAGGGAGAACTCATGCGTCACTACGAAATCGTTTTCATGGTACATCCGGATCAGAGCGAGCAAGTGCCCGCGATGATCGAGCGTTATACCGGCGTCATCACCGAAGATGGCGGTCAGGTACATCGCTTGGAAGATTGGGGCCGTCGTCATATGGCATACCCGATCAACAAGATTCACAAAGCTCACTACGTGCTGATGAACGTTGAATGTTCACAGGCCGCGATGGACGAGCTGACTCACAACTTCCGGTTCAACGATGCCATTATTCGCGAACTGATTCTGCGTCGCGATGAAGCTGTTACCGATCTGTCTCCGATGAAAGCTGCCGAGTCCCGTGAGGACCGTCGTTCCGGCGGAGACGACCGTCCGCGTCGTTCAGCAGAAACTGATGATCGTCAAAACGACCGTCAGAAAGCTGAGACCCAGGACGAAGAAGAGTAATTAACCGGAGTTGAGGAGTTAAGTTATGGCTCGTTTTTTCAGACGTCGTAAATTCTGCCGCTTCACGGCAGAAGGTGTTAAAGAGATCGATTACAAGGATCTGGACACCCTGAAAGGCTACATCACTGAAACCGGCAAAATCGTGCCCAGCCGCATCACCGGCACCAAAGCACGTTATCAGCGTCAGCTGGCTACCGCTATCAAGCGTGCCCGCTACCTGGCACTGCTGCCGTACTCGGACAGCCACGATAACTAAGTAACAGATAAACAGGACTTGGGACCATGCGTGCACTCGCACAATTTGTAATGCGCGGTCCCCTTCAGGCCAGTGCGGTAGCAGCAGTCACAACTGCGGTACCTTTGCTGTTCTGGATTGGCGCAGCGGTTGTCGGCCTGGTGATTCTCAGGCTTGGCATCAGTCAGGGGCTTAATATCGGCCTCTGGGCATTGCTTCCGGCACTCGGCTGGAGTTGGTTCGGGCAAGACCCGACGGCTCTGGCGGTACTGCTTCAGGTAATGCTGATGGCGTCAGTGCTCAGAACCACGCTGTCCTGGGAAAGAGCCCTTCTCGGAGGGAGCTTTCTGGCGATTGTCACCGGGCTTATGCTGCCGGTGATCTACCCCGGATTGTTGGACGATTTGGTCCAGGCCGGGGTCAGCTTTTACGAACAGTACAATGCCGATGTGGCCCAAACCCTCGGGGACAACCTGGAACAGGTTATTCGGGACACCATGAATGCCAGTATGGCCGGGACTTACCTGGCGACTGGTATCGGTATGACGATGTTGGCCAGGTCGTGGCAGGCGGGGCTTTATAACCCCGGTGGATTCCGCACGGAATTTCATGCCCTGAAGCTGTCGCCCGCCGTTGCGGTGGTGTGTGCAGTCACCATGGTGATTGGCCCGGTACTCGGGCTGAATGCCATGTTGCTGGTCTGGGTAGCCGGGACACCGCTGTTTTTGGCGAGCCTGGCCCTGACTCATGGCATCGTTGGACGTAAAAAGCTGAGTGGTCAGTGGCTGGTGCTGTTCTACATTGCGCTGGTTTTGCTGGGCCCAAGCCTGATGATTCTGTTAGTGGTTCTGGCTTTTGTGGATAGCTGGCTGGATATCCGGAAGCGTATAACGCCTGCCGGGCCGGCTGAATAAAGCACGAAGAGGTTAACGAGATGGAAGTTATTCTGCTCGAGAAAGTTGCAAACCTTGGCTCCCTGGGTGACAAGGTAAAGGTTAAGGCCGGTTACGGTCGTAATTTCCTGCTTCCTTATGGCAAGGCTGTACCTGCCACCGAAGCAAACCTGAAGGCGTTCGAAGAGCGTCGCGCCGAGCTGGAAAAAGCCGCTGCCGAGAAGCAGTCTGCTGCCCAGGCACGCGCTGAAGCTCTGGAAGGCGCAGCCTTCACCATCAGCTCGAAAGCTGGTGAAGAAGGTAAGCTGTTCGGTTCTATCGGTGTGCGTGACATCGCTGATGCGATCACCGCTGGTGGTACTGACGTCGAGAAGAGCGAAGTTCGTCTGCCCGAAGGTCCGATTCGCGTGACCGGCGAGTACGAAATCGAGCTGCAGCTGCACTCTGACGTAGAAGTGACTGTTAAGCTGGCGGTTGTTGCGGCGTAATTTGTCGCAGCGTCCAGCCTGGCCGGCACTGCCGGCCTAGCTTGATTGAACGGGCCCGAACCGGCGACGGTTTCGGGCCCGTTGCTTTCTGGTATTCTTAGTTTTTTCTCAGCCTCTCCCAAACCCGAAGCGTTCCCCGTAAACTGGACCATTCGTGTTACCCATCAGAAGACGTTGTTATGGCCAAGCCCAATCTGAAACCCGCCAGTAGTGATCTGGAAACCAGTCGCATCAAAGTGCCACCGCATTCGGTTGAAGCCGAGCAAGCCGTGCTGGGTGGCCTGATGCTCGATAACCGTCGGTTCGATGAAGTGTCGGAAATCATTTCCGCTGGCGACTTCTACCGCCAGGATCATCGTCTGATTTTCGGGGCAGTGGAGCGCCTGGCCAGCGAAAGTGAACCCCTGGATGTGGTCACGCTGGCGGAATTCCTGGAGCGTGCCGGGGATATCGAAGATGCCGGCGGCCTGGCGTACCTGGCCGAACTGGCGGAGAAAACTCCGGGTGCTGCCAATATTCGGGCCTATGCCGATATCGTCCGCGAGCGATCGGTGCTGCGCCAACTGGTGGAAGTGTCCGGCAAGATCTCGGATTCGGCTTTCAACCCCCAGGGCCGCAACAGTAACGAGATTCTGGATGAGGCTGAACGCAACGTATTCCAGATTGCAGAATCCCGGGTCAAGGAAGGTTCTGGCCCGCAGGGGATCAACCCGATCCTGACCAAGACCCTGAGCCGGATTGAAGAACTGTTTGAAT from Marinobacter sp. LA51 carries:
- the rpsF gene encoding 30S ribosomal protein S6 yields the protein MRHYEIVFMVHPDQSEQVPAMIERYTGVITEDGGQVHRLEDWGRRHMAYPINKIHKAHYVLMNVECSQAAMDELTHNFRFNDAIIRELILRRDEAVTDLSPMKAAESREDRRSGGDDRPRRSAETDDRQNDRQKAETQDEEE
- the rpsR gene encoding 30S ribosomal protein S18 is translated as MARFFRRRKFCRFTAEGVKEIDYKDLDTLKGYITETGKIVPSRITGTKARYQRQLATAIKRARYLALLPYSDSHDN
- the rplI gene encoding 50S ribosomal protein L9; translated protein: MEVILLEKVANLGSLGDKVKVKAGYGRNFLLPYGKAVPATEANLKAFEERRAELEKAAAEKQSAAQARAEALEGAAFTISSKAGEEGKLFGSIGVRDIADAITAGGTDVEKSEVRLPEGPIRVTGEYEIELQLHSDVEVTVKLAVVAA